The Schizosaccharomyces pombe strain 972h- genome assembly, chromosome: I genome contains a region encoding:
- the spe1 gene encoding ornithine decarboxylase Spe1 — protein MPAIMEKNMLVSESLRTTELLGHVKPIDSVVTWSSPGSSRQAIGEAFKNTIEEIERAAVRGEPADSDAFFVADLNGVYRQLLRWHAKLPRVQPFYAVKCNPDPKVLALLNKFGTGFDCASKGELEQILGLGVSPDRIVYANPCKAITYVRYAASKGINLMTFDNADELYKVKQHHPNSRLLLRISTDDSNSLCRLSLKFGASLDDTGKLLDIAKSLELNVVGVSFHVGSGSYDPSAFLDAIQRSRQVFDQGLERGFNFDLLDIGGGFMNDSFDGVADLIRSALDTYFDPSIRVISEPGRFFVSSSFTLAVNVIAKRKLDDEEKVMYYVNDGVYGSLNCILFDHQHPVARVLKCGSRFVYNDLVGTGQHRCFIWGPTCDSLDVIANDAHLPYELNVGDWIYFEDAGAYTVAAASCFNGFKTSRIVYLDTDILD, from the coding sequence ATGCCTGCTATTATGGAAAAGAATATGCTCGTCAGCGAGTCGTTGCGTACGACGGAATTACTTGGCCATGTTAAACCAATTGACTCAGTGGTGACATGGTCTTCGCCTGGATCGTCTCGCCAGGCGATTGGTGAGGCGTTTAAAAACACGATTGAGGAAATTGAGCGTGCAGCTGTCCGTGGTGAACCCGCTGACTCTgatgcattttttgttgctgATTTGAACGGAGTATATCGCCAACTTCTTCGTTGGCATGCTAAATTACCTCGTGTTCAACCATTTTATGCAGTCAAATGTAATCCTGATCCTAAGGTACTTGCATTGCTTAATAAATTTGGAACTGGTTTTGACTGTGCTTCTAAGGGTGAACTCGAACAAATTCTTGGCTTAGGTGTATCCCCTGATCGAATTGTATACGCCAATCCTTGTAAAGCCATAACTTATGTGCGCTATGCTGCTTCTAAAGGCATTAATCTGATGACTTTTGATAATGCCGATGAGCTGTACAAGGTGAAACAACATCATCCCAACTCACGTCTTCTTCTTCGTATTTCTACCGATGATTCCAATAGTCTTTGCCGTCTCAGTCTAAAGTTTGGTGCTTCTCTCGATGATACTGGTAAGCTGCTAGACATCGCAAAGTCCCTGGAGTTAAATGTCGTCGGTGTTAGCTTTCACGTTGGGTCAGGAAGCTATGATCCCTCAGCATTTTTGGATGCTATCCAACGATCTCGTCAGGTATTTGATCAGGGACTTGAAAGGGGATTTAATTTTGACTTGTTGGACATTGGTGGTGGTTTCATGAATGACAGCTTTGATGGCGTAGCAGACCTTATTCGCTCTGCCTTGGATACTTATTTTGATCCCTCCATCCGTGTTATTTCTGAGCCCGGTCGCTTTTTCGTCTCTTCTTCGTTTACTTTGGCTGTCAATGTAATTGCCAAACGGAAGCTTGATGATGAAGAGAAGGTGATGTATTACGTAAACGATGGTGTTTATGGTAGCCTTAATTGTATTTTGTTTGACCATCAACATCCAGTTGCTCGAGTTCTAAAGTGTGGAAGTCGGTTTGTGTACAATGATTTGGTTGGCACCGGCCAACATCGTTGTTTTATTTGGGGTCCTACTTGCGATTCATTGGATGTGATAGCTAACGATGCCCATCTTCCTTATGAGCTCAACGTCGGTGACTGGATATATTTTGAAGATGCGGGAGCTTACACTGTTGCAGCTGCTAGCTGTTTTAACGGTTTTAAAACCAGTCGCATTGTGTACCTTGATACGGATATCCttgattaa